One window of the Solanum stenotomum isolate F172 chromosome 11, ASM1918654v1, whole genome shotgun sequence genome contains the following:
- the LOC125845658 gene encoding probable carboxylesterase 15, with protein sequence MGSLPHVVEDCLGIVQVYSDGSIFRLSDDQINFHNITVKDDGSVVWKDIIYNDRNKDGKENLYLRLYKPITSKCITNKQQLPIIYFFHGGGFCVGSRTWPNCHNCCLRLSSELEALVIAPDYRLAPEYRLPAAMDDAFASIKWLQHQALSNKITYDADDDSWINHDYDRVYVIGDSSGGNIAHHLALRFGVGSPDLAPVRVRGYVLMAPFFGGSLRTKSEEEGPDEPFLNMQILDRYVYLIHILLNP encoded by the coding sequence ATGGGTTCTCTTCCTCATGTAGTAGAAGATTGCTTAGGCATCGTTCAAGTTTACAGTGACGGATCCATTTTCCGATTAAGCGATGACCAAATCAACTTCCATAACATTACCGTCAAAGACGATGGATCAGTCGTATGGAAAGACATCATTTATAACGATCGAAACAAAGATGGAAAAGAGAATCTATATCTCCGTCTTTACAAGCCAATTACATCAAAATGCATCACAAACAAACAACAGCTACCAATCATTTACTTCTTTCACGGTGGAGGTTTCTGTGTAGGTTCACGTACGTGGCCTAATTGCCATAACTGTTGCCTACGTCTCTCATCTGAGCTCGAAGCACTTGTTATCGCTCCTGACTATAGGCTGGCACCTGAGTATCGCCTTCCTGCAGCCATGGATGACGCGTTTGCATCCATTAAGTGGCTGCAGCATCAGGCGTTGTCAAATAAGATTACTTATGATGCCGATGATGATTCATGGATAAATCATGATTATGATAGGGTTTATGTGATTGGAGACTCGTCTGGTGGGAACATCGCGCATCATTTGGCGTTGAGGTTTGGTGTTGGTTCGCCTGACCTTGCACCGGTTAGAGTACGTGGTTATGTTCTAATGGCACCATTTTTTGGAGGAAGTCTAAGGACTAAGTCTGAAGAAGAGGGACCTGATGAACCTTTTTTGAATATGCAAATTCTTGACAGGTACGTATACCTAATACATATACTCCTTAATCCTTAA